The proteins below are encoded in one region of bacterium:
- a CDS encoding putative sugar nucleotidyl transferase: MSEHDTALRLLPESWLSDCNVVLFEDDRTAEELFPLSVLRPSWEIRCGAGCLRQWLFSLKLAGLSVLMRPRHELQRMAVQLAGRDDDPVDLEMDTLFINGRVIGIWQNEANGEEFPDTLVDSDGRILLARRRGAQAQKLLSLQGNDLAASLVQESSVQSVPKGWTVRYARYVWDFMIHNQEILERQLIVGNRATSEVLGAHTLRELPPGVQITDRNGGHPTYVGIGVKLAPGVVIGNHAGPVWIGAHTDVEPHTYLEGPLYIGPNCRVKAGARFYHGCSLGPHCRVAGEISASILQGFVNKQHEGFLGNSILGQWVNLGADTRTSNLKNDYSQVKVQVGKGIVATGEQFIGLMCGDHSKTGINTMTNTGTVVGVGANVYGAGYPPRFIDSFMWGGAEGLKIGSLERTLAAAQIAMPRRGQELSEREEELLRRHYADIANREIK, encoded by the coding sequence TTGTCCGAGCATGATACCGCGCTCCGGCTGCTGCCGGAATCCTGGCTCTCCGATTGCAATGTGGTGTTGTTCGAAGATGACCGCACCGCCGAGGAACTGTTTCCGCTGTCGGTCCTGCGTCCGTCGTGGGAAATTCGCTGCGGCGCGGGCTGCTTGCGGCAATGGCTGTTCAGCCTGAAACTGGCCGGACTCTCGGTGCTGATGCGGCCCCGCCACGAGCTGCAGCGCATGGCAGTGCAATTGGCCGGGCGGGATGACGATCCGGTGGATCTGGAGATGGACACGCTGTTTATCAACGGGCGCGTGATCGGCATCTGGCAGAATGAGGCGAATGGCGAGGAATTTCCTGACACCCTTGTGGATTCTGATGGCCGGATCCTGCTGGCCCGGCGGCGCGGCGCGCAAGCGCAGAAGTTGCTGTCTTTACAGGGAAACGATTTAGCGGCTTCGCTCGTTCAAGAATCGTCCGTCCAATCTGTGCCCAAGGGTTGGACGGTTCGTTATGCGCGTTACGTATGGGACTTCATGATTCACAATCAGGAAATCCTGGAACGACAGCTTATTGTAGGAAATCGTGCAACCAGCGAAGTTCTGGGCGCACATACGCTGCGCGAACTGCCGCCGGGAGTTCAGATTACGGATCGCAACGGCGGGCATCCGACGTATGTCGGTATTGGGGTAAAGCTGGCTCCCGGAGTTGTCATCGGGAACCACGCCGGGCCGGTGTGGATCGGCGCGCATACGGACGTGGAACCGCACACCTATCTCGAAGGACCGCTCTATATCGGGCCGAACTGCCGTGTGAAGGCGGGAGCCCGCTTCTATCATGGGTGTTCGCTGGGTCCGCACTGCCGCGTGGCCGGCGAGATCTCCGCTTCGATCCTGCAAGGCTTCGTCAACAAGCAGCATGAAGGGTTTTTGGGAAACAGTATTCTGGGCCAGTGGGTGAACCTTGGCGCAGATACGCGTACATCCAACCTGAAGAACGATTACTCTCAGGTGAAGGTGCAGGTCGGAAAGGGAATCGTGGCGACGGGGGAGCAGTTTATCGGCTTGATGTGCGGCGATCATTCCAAGACCGGGATCAATACCATGACCAACACGGGAACGGTGGTGGGCGTGGGAGCGAATGTGTACGGGGCGGGATACCCGCCGCGGTTTATCGATAGTTTTATGTGGGGTGGAGCAGAAGGGTTGAAGATCGGATCACTGGAGCGCACACTGGCCGCAGCGCAGATCGCCATGCCGCGCCGCGGACAGGAGCTTTCGGAGCGTGAAGAAGAGTTGCTGCGGCGACATTACGCGGATATTGCCAACAGGGAGATAAAGTAG
- the dprA gene encoding DNA-processing protein DprA, translated as MAEPVPVSEKIALLNLLSVDGIGSGTAVRLVNQFESACAVFDAPEARLSAVPRMAAAAISKLKAVRADGDVGKRQYEKAVESGVEVRTFWDDAYPPLLRQIEHDAPAVLFIRGNLPTEARRLAIVGTRGATVYGKRMTHDLVVGLGGSGVHIVSGLASGIDGFAHEASLEAGLMTEAVFGCGVDHIYPPFHETLSNRIIAAGGALLSEYPLGTTPDRFHFPQRNRIISGLSQVTLVIEAGEKSGALITALLALDYNREVAAVPGAVTNPKSAGCHELIKNGAALIERVDDILQLLEVKTADGQPDKSRQPELVLDGPEANVIKLLDASEAQHIDLIAERLGLPVGETLGQLLLLELKGAVKQLPGKYFVRA; from the coding sequence ATGGCAGAACCCGTCCCGGTCTCCGAGAAAATTGCGTTGCTCAATTTGCTCTCCGTGGACGGCATCGGATCCGGAACGGCCGTACGGCTGGTCAACCAGTTCGAATCGGCCTGCGCCGTGTTCGATGCCCCGGAAGCCCGACTGAGCGCTGTGCCGCGCATGGCGGCGGCGGCGATCTCCAAACTCAAAGCGGTGCGCGCGGATGGGGATGTGGGCAAGCGGCAGTATGAGAAGGCCGTCGAGAGCGGGGTGGAGGTGCGCACCTTCTGGGATGACGCCTATCCGCCGCTGCTCCGCCAGATTGAGCATGACGCTCCGGCGGTGTTGTTTATCCGGGGCAATTTGCCGACCGAAGCTCGCCGGCTGGCCATCGTCGGCACGCGCGGCGCAACGGTGTACGGCAAACGCATGACGCACGACCTGGTGGTGGGATTGGGCGGCAGCGGAGTGCATATCGTCTCCGGGCTTGCATCGGGCATTGACGGCTTCGCGCATGAAGCGTCACTGGAAGCGGGCCTCATGACCGAAGCGGTCTTCGGCTGCGGCGTGGACCACATCTATCCGCCGTTTCATGAAACCCTGAGCAATCGCATTATCGCCGCGGGCGGCGCGCTGCTCTCCGAGTATCCTCTGGGGACGACGCCGGACCGGTTTCATTTTCCGCAGCGAAATCGCATTATTTCGGGACTCTCACAGGTGACACTGGTGATCGAAGCGGGGGAGAAGTCGGGCGCGCTGATCACCGCGCTGCTGGCGCTGGATTACAACCGCGAAGTGGCCGCCGTGCCGGGCGCGGTGACTAATCCCAAGTCGGCGGGCTGCCACGAACTGATCAAGAACGGCGCGGCGCTGATTGAGCGAGTGGATGATATTTTGCAGTTGCTCGAGGTGAAGACCGCTGACGGCCAGCCGGATAAATCCCGGCAGCCGGAGCTGGTGCTGGATGGTCCCGAAGCCAATGTCATCAAGCTGCTGGATGCGTCTGAAGCACAGCACATCGATCTTATCGCCGAGCGCCTGGGTCTTCCCGTCGGGGAAACCCTTGGCCAACTGCTGCTCTTGGAACTGAAGGGCGCCGTCAAACAACTTCCGGGGAAGTACTTTGTCCGAGCATGA
- the obgE gene encoding GTPase ObgE: MPSFVDRAKIYVKAGNGGNGCVSFRREAYVPRGGPDGGNGGHGGSVILEADPQLQTLLDFHYRTRYMAERGNHGEGARKFGHSGEDLLVKVPLGTRVYDGTTLVVDLIEPGQRAVIAKGGRGGRGNAEFATPTIRAPRHATPGQEGEERTLLLELKLMADVGLVGLPNAGKSTLLSVLTAARPKIAPYPFTTLHPNLGLVRPSEYSTFVIADIPGLIEGASEGRGLGFEFLRHIERTRVLVYLVDAGSEHPKEDLKVLKAELKRWNPDLIKRPSLVVLSKCDLLGDEPAPKGPWKLKISSAKGEGLEKLVEKIWELLQNAPAPEIFRTPPNKIPVQESSDED, translated from the coding sequence TTGCCTTCATTTGTTGATCGTGCAAAAATCTATGTAAAGGCCGGGAACGGCGGCAACGGCTGCGTATCTTTCCGGCGTGAAGCTTATGTTCCTCGCGGGGGACCTGACGGTGGCAACGGCGGCCACGGCGGCTCCGTGATTCTTGAAGCGGATCCGCAGTTGCAGACGTTGCTGGACTTCCATTATCGTACGCGTTATATGGCCGAACGCGGCAATCATGGCGAAGGTGCGCGCAAGTTCGGGCACTCGGGCGAGGATCTGCTGGTGAAGGTGCCGCTGGGTACGCGCGTCTACGATGGCACAACGCTGGTCGTGGATCTGATCGAACCGGGGCAGCGGGCCGTGATTGCGAAGGGTGGACGCGGCGGCAGGGGAAACGCGGAATTCGCGACTCCGACCATTCGCGCACCGCGTCATGCGACACCCGGGCAGGAAGGCGAAGAGCGCACTCTGCTGCTCGAACTCAAGCTGATGGCCGACGTCGGCCTTGTAGGACTTCCTAACGCTGGGAAGTCCACGCTGCTCTCAGTGCTCACCGCTGCCCGTCCGAAAATCGCCCCGTATCCGTTTACTACGCTGCATCCCAATCTCGGTCTGGTCCGTCCTTCGGAATATTCCACGTTTGTGATTGCGGATATTCCCGGGTTAATTGAAGGCGCATCGGAAGGGCGGGGACTGGGCTTTGAATTCCTGCGCCATATCGAGCGCACACGCGTGCTGGTGTACCTCGTGGACGCCGGCAGTGAGCATCCGAAGGAAGACCTCAAAGTGCTCAAAGCGGAACTCAAGCGATGGAATCCTGACCTGATCAAGCGGCCCAGCCTGGTCGTGCTGTCCAAGTGTGATCTGTTAGGTGATGAGCCTGCGCCGAAGGGGCCGTGGAAGCTCAAGATTTCTTCGGCGAAGGGTGAAGGTTTAGAGAAGCTGGTGGAGAAGATCTGGGAATTGCTGCAGAACGCTCCGGCTCCGGAGATCTTCCGCACCCCGCCGAACAAAATTCCTGTTCAAGAATCTTCTGACGAGGACTAA